Proteins encoded in a region of the Diabrotica undecimpunctata isolate CICGRU chromosome 10, icDiaUnde3, whole genome shotgun sequence genome:
- the LOC140452049 gene encoding uncharacterized protein, which yields MDKWLFSFKSKHQETETNKQKDSPVPLDVEKPGCSHQVEGSPIYPAPTHSHIMSDNGDTMNDPTPAKKKIKIEKASKSEKKKTFNSSWKSVPQFKNWLEKSIKQPSSEGNEYAYCKVCDCDIVAHKSVLLKHSISERHKLNWTKVASNTKLTELYKPNADDVAVKTAELKLCALLASNNLPFLLVDTLTPLIQNICYDSKIAKQLHLKRTKAKSIICNNLGYNFLEELYIKLREPGCFFSLVMDETTDISVKKQCAFTTIIYENNSTKTQFFDLVEAHGSTASDLYGILKNCLTSKNIPLTNFVGFSSDTTNVMVGEFNSVFSKLKEEFPHIVCIRCSCHMAHLATSKACLKLPRHVEDLLRNIGSHFNRSALRRHKFIEFQNFFQVKIHKILSPAITRWLSIKECVDRVLEQYEPLRAYLTEYVFEDPSITTETMLETMSNLFTPVYLEFMSYSLGLMTDFNLLFQSEKPLLCKVQPQTETLLRTLCSNFIKMSVIKRTNDIFRLNHENPTNFVSLHDIYIGVAATESLKELKKKPNLNQKEFDSFFKCILEFYIELVSNIKNRFTFNDPIYKIISILDPKIAQSFEIKSLQCVTNQFPILKEYVNIQELDNEWRRHALLDFEKLNLNSDDCEQYWSQIFNLKNDANAFLFPNLKKTLQLLSVLPFSNASVERIFSDLFNIKSDKRNLLNSSTAKAILATKAGVEKNGGCLKFIPSKKMLGHNTWKDNQ from the exons atggaTAAGTGGCTTTTCAGTTTTaag AGTAAACATCAGGAAACAGAGACAAATAAGCAGAAAGATTCCCCAGTACCACTTGATGTAGAAAAGCCAGGTTGCAGTCATCAAGTTGAAGGCTCCCCTATTTATCCTGCTCCCACACATTCTCATATTATGAGTGACAATGGCGATACTATG AATGATCCTACACcagcaaaaaagaaaataaaaatagagaaagcaTCAAAGAGTGAAAAAAAGAAGACTTTTAACAGCTCTTGGAAAAGTGTACCACAGTTTAAGAATTGgttagaaaaatcaataaaacaaccATCATCTGAGGGTAATGAGTACGCCTATTGCAAGGTATGTGATTGTGATATTGTAGCTCATAAAAGTGTATTACTAAAACATTCAATAAGTGAAAGGCATAAATTAAATTGGACAAAAGTGGCGAGCAATACTAAACTCACTGAATTGTATAAACCAAATGCTGATGATGTAGCTGTAAAAACGGCAGAGTTAAAGTTATGTGCCTTGTTGGCAAGCAATAACCTGCCATTTTTATTAGTAGACACCCTAACTCCTTTAATTCAAAATATATGTTATGACTCGAAAATTGCTAAACAATTACACTTAAAACGAACCAAAGCTAAGTCAATTATTTGCAATAACTTGGGGTATAATTTTCTTGAAGAACTATATATTAAATTAAGGGAGCCAGGatgttttttttctttggttATGGATGAAACTACTGATATTTCAGTAAAAAAGCAATGTGCATTCACtactataatttatgaaaataattcAACCAAAACACAATTTTTTGATCTTGTCGAGGCTCATGGATCAACAGCTAGTGATTTATATGGTATTCTAAAGAACTGTTTAACTTCAAAGAATATTCCACTGACTAATTTTGTAGGGTTTTCATCAGATACCACCAATGTTATGGTTGGAGAGTTTAACTCTGTATTTTCCAAGTTAAAAGAAGAATTTCCACACATAGTATGCATTAGATGCTCATGTCATATGGCACATTTAGCTACATCAAAAGCCTGTTTAAAATTACCTAGGCATGTGGAAGATCTGCTACGGAACATAGGCAGTCATTTTAATAGGAGTGCTTTGAGGAGACACAAATTTATAGAgttccaaaatttttttcaaGTGAAAATTCACAAGATACTCTCTCCAGCCATAACAAGATGGTTATCTATTAAAGAATGTGTCGATAGAGTACTTGAGCAATATGAGCCACTTAGAGCATATTTGACAGAGTATGTATTTGAAGACCCGTCAATTACAACAGAAACAATGTTGGAAACCATGTCAAATTTGTTCACACCGGTGTATCTAGAGTTTATGTCATATTCTTTAGGACTAATGACAGATTTCAATTTACTCTTTCAGTCAGAAAAACCACTTCTTTGTAAGGTTCAGCCACAAACTGAAACTCTGTTGAGAACGCTGTGTTCTAATTTTATAAAGATGTCTGTAATAAAAAGAACCAACGACATATTTAGACTTAACCATGAAAACCCTACAAATTTTGTTAGTTTACATGATATTTATATAGGAGTTGCTGCAACAGAAAGCttgaaagaattaaaaaaaaagccaaatttgaaccaaaaagaatttgatagtttttttaaatgtattttagaaTTCTATATAGAGTTAGTTAGTAATATTAAAAATCGATTCACCTTTAACGACCCTatctataaaataatttcaatattgGATCCCAAAATTGCACAAAgctttgaaataaaatcattacaaTGTGTAACTAATCAATTCCCTATTTTAAAAGAATATGTTAATATTCAGGAGTTAGATAATGAATGGAGAAGACACGCTTTATtagactttgaaaaattaaatttaaattcagaTGACTGTGAGCAATATTGGtctcaaatatttaatttaaaaaatgatgctaatgcttttttatttccgaatttaaaaaaaacgctACAGCTACTTTCTGTTTTGCCATTCTCTAATGCTAGTGTAGAACGTATATTTAGTGATTTGTTTAACATAAAAAGTGACAAACGGAATTTATTAAACTCTTCAACAGCAAAGGCTATTTTGGCAACCAAAGCAGGAGTTGAAAAGAATGGCGGTTGCTTAAAATTCATACCATCCAAAAAAATGCTAGGCCATAATACATGGAAAGACAATCAGTAG